The following proteins are co-located in the Streptococcus downei MFe28 genome:
- a CDS encoding DEAD/DEAH box helicase has product MMFKDYNFKDYINRALDLMSFKEPTPVQAKLIPVVRSGRDLVGESKTGSGKTHTFLLPIFEKLQENLNQVQAVITAPSRELASQIYQAAKQIADQAETEIRLVNYVGGTDKLRQIEKLKAGQPQIIIGTPGRIYDLIKSSHLDIHKASTFVVDEADMTMDMGFLDTVDKIAASLPETVQILVFSATIPQKLQPFLKKYLTNPVIEKIKTQTVIADTIDNWLLSTKGRDKNSQILEILTSLHPYLAMIFVNTKERADELHNFLLANGLKVAKIHGGIPPRERKRIMNQIKRLDYEYIVATDLAARGIDIEGVSHVINDAIPQDLSFFVHRVGRTGRNGLSGTAITLYQPSDDSDIRELEKLGISFLPKVFKDGQFQDTYDRDRRANREKSYQKLDTEMIGLVKKKKKKVKPGYKKKIQWKVDEKRRKERRAAAKARGRASRKAKKQSF; this is encoded by the coding sequence ATGATGTTTAAAGATTATAATTTTAAGGACTATATCAATCGAGCTCTGGATTTGATGTCTTTTAAGGAGCCAACGCCAGTTCAGGCTAAGTTGATTCCAGTGGTTCGATCTGGGCGTGACCTGGTGGGTGAGTCAAAGACCGGTTCGGGGAAGACCCACACTTTTTTGTTGCCTATTTTTGAGAAATTGCAAGAAAATCTCAATCAGGTCCAAGCGGTCATCACGGCTCCAAGTCGGGAGCTAGCTAGCCAAATCTACCAGGCTGCCAAGCAAATTGCTGACCAGGCTGAGACTGAGATTCGTCTGGTCAACTATGTTGGCGGGACAGACAAGCTTCGTCAAATTGAAAAATTAAAAGCTGGTCAACCCCAGATTATTATTGGAACACCTGGTCGGATTTATGACTTAATCAAATCGAGTCATCTGGATATTCACAAGGCTTCAACCTTTGTCGTTGACGAGGCCGACATGACCATGGACATGGGCTTTCTGGACACGGTTGATAAGATTGCGGCCAGCCTGCCAGAGACTGTCCAAATTTTGGTCTTCTCAGCTACCATTCCCCAGAAGCTCCAGCCCTTCTTGAAGAAATACCTGACCAATCCAGTGATTGAAAAGATTAAGACCCAGACGGTGATTGCGGATACCATTGATAACTGGTTACTCTCCACCAAGGGTCGAGATAAGAATAGTCAGATTTTGGAAATCCTGACCAGCCTCCATCCTTATTTGGCCATGATTTTTGTCAATACCAAGGAGCGAGCAGATGAGCTCCATAATTTCTTGCTAGCCAATGGCCTAAAAGTCGCGAAAATCCACGGAGGAATCCCTCCTCGGGAACGCAAGCGAATCATGAATCAAATCAAACGCTTGGATTATGAGTATATCGTGGCGACTGATTTGGCAGCTCGAGGTATTGATATTGAGGGGGTCAGCCATGTCATCAACGATGCCATCCCTCAGGATTTATCATTCTTTGTCCATCGGGTCGGACGGACGGGCCGCAACGGTCTTTCTGGTACAGCTATTACCCTCTATCAACCTAGTGATGACAGCGACATTCGTGAGCTAGAAAAACTGGGCATCAGCTTCCTACCTAAAGTCTTTAAGGATGGTCAATTCCAGGATACCTATGACCGTGACCGCCGGGCTAATCGGGAGAAATCCTATCAGAAACTGGATACAGAAATGATTGGCCTGGTCAAGAAGAAAAAGAAGAAGGTCAAGCCAGGTTACAAGAAGAAAATCCAGTGGAAGGTTGATGAAAAACGGCGCAAGGAAAGGCGAGCAGCCGCTAAAGCCAGAGGACGTGCCAGTCGCAAGGCTAAAAAGCAGAGCTTTTAA
- a CDS encoding transporter substrate-binding domain-containing protein: MKLKKIFLTSLVLGLGTLTLAACSSKSGSTAKQDIVVATDSDTAPFTFTGKDNKQTGYDIEVMKAVFKGSKKYNVKFETTEFESILPGIDSDRYQIAANDFNYNADRAKKYLFSDPISLSNYAIVTKSGTKYDKLEQLSGKSTEALAGSNYAQTLEDWNKANPDKDPIKVNYVSGQTGFTSRLQDLDQGKIDFIFYDQISSSYASKDQGFDFTVSQLQDKIGSEKDGKEYILFAKTDQGKELQAFVNKRVKELQKDGTLAKLSKKYFGGDYVSDLKS; the protein is encoded by the coding sequence ATGAAATTGAAGAAAATTTTTCTAACGAGTCTGGTCTTGGGGTTGGGAACCCTAACATTAGCAGCCTGCTCTTCTAAATCTGGAAGTACAGCTAAGCAGGATATTGTTGTTGCCACTGATTCTGACACCGCTCCCTTCACCTTTACCGGCAAGGACAATAAGCAGACTGGCTACGATATTGAGGTGATGAAGGCTGTCTTCAAGGGCTCTAAAAAATATAATGTCAAATTTGAGACGACTGAATTTGAGTCTATCCTGCCGGGAATTGACTCGGATCGTTACCAAATTGCAGCCAACGACTTTAACTATAATGCCGACCGCGCTAAGAAATACCTCTTCTCGGATCCGATTTCCCTGTCGAATTATGCCATTGTCACGAAGTCAGGCACCAAATACGATAAATTAGAGCAGCTCTCTGGTAAATCAACTGAGGCCTTGGCAGGTTCCAACTATGCTCAAACCTTGGAGGACTGGAATAAGGCTAATCCAGATAAGGACCCGATCAAGGTCAATTATGTTTCTGGCCAAACAGGCTTTACCTCTCGCCTCCAGGATCTGGACCAAGGCAAGATTGACTTCATCTTCTATGATCAGATTTCTTCCAGCTATGCCTCCAAGGACCAGGGCTTTGACTTCACGGTTAGCCAGTTACAAGATAAGATTGGTTCAGAAAAGGATGGCAAGGAATACATTCTTTTTGCCAAGACCGACCAAGGTAAGGAGTTACAAGCCTTCGTCAATAAACGCGTTAAGGAATTGCAAAAGGACGGTACCCTTGCCAAACTGAGTAAGAAATATTTCGGTGGCGACTATGTTTCCGACCTCAAATCCTAA
- a CDS encoding amino acid ABC transporter permease — protein MAEDNRIQEKIKEFFKTARGKLIGFFLVLAIVILILVQVWGYLVKSGLYNDFVKTLPDGRLFSLQAVFSAIPDILKHLPMTLGLTIWGSIFGLILALLFAIVKINRVPVLYQIQAFFVSFLRGTPILVQLMLTYYGIPLLLRYLNMKFNTGWNINNISPIVFAVVAFALNEAAYTSETIRAAIQAVDAGEIEAAKSLGMTNAQIYRRVIIPNAAVIATPTLINTLISLTKGTSLAFSAGIIEMFAQAKIIGGRDYRYFERYISVAIIYWIVSIVIENIGRYIEKSMEIKPPENISGQEGGLR, from the coding sequence ATGGCAGAAGATAATCGGATACAAGAGAAAATAAAAGAGTTCTTTAAAACGGCTAGGGGAAAGTTAATCGGCTTTTTCCTAGTTTTGGCTATAGTGATTTTGATCTTGGTGCAGGTTTGGGGCTACTTGGTTAAGTCTGGCCTCTATAACGACTTTGTTAAGACCCTGCCTGATGGTCGGCTCTTTAGTCTGCAGGCTGTTTTTAGTGCTATTCCAGATATTTTGAAACACCTGCCCATGACGCTGGGCCTAACCATCTGGGGCTCAATTTTTGGTTTGATTTTGGCCTTGCTCTTTGCCATCGTCAAGATCAATCGGGTGCCTGTTCTCTATCAAATTCAGGCCTTCTTTGTCAGCTTTTTACGGGGAACGCCTATCTTGGTCCAACTGATGTTGACCTACTACGGGATTCCGCTTTTGTTGCGTTACCTCAACATGAAGTTTAACACGGGCTGGAATATTAATAATATCTCCCCTATCGTCTTTGCGGTGGTAGCCTTTGCCCTTAATGAAGCGGCCTATACCAGTGAGACCATTCGGGCTGCCATTCAGGCTGTTGATGCCGGAGAAATCGAAGCTGCTAAGAGTCTGGGAATGACCAATGCGCAGATTTACCGTCGGGTTATTATCCCCAATGCTGCTGTGATTGCGACCCCAACCCTGATTAACACTCTGATCAGTTTGACCAAGGGAACCTCGCTGGCCTTTAGTGCAGGGATTATTGAAATGTTTGCCCAGGCTAAAATTATCGGTGGCCGTGACTATCGCTATTTTGAACGCTATATTTCGGTGGCTATTATTTACTGGATTGTCAGCATTGTGATTGAAAATATCGGTCGCTATATTGAAAAATCTATGGAAATTAAGCCGCCAGAAAATATTTCTGGTCAAGAAGGAGGCTTGCGCTAA
- a CDS encoding amino acid ABC transporter ATP-binding protein: protein MIKIRNLTKAFSGQKVLDGLDLDIKKGQVIALVGASGAGKSTFLRSMNYLEEADSGTIEIDDFKVDFEIISKEQILTLRRKLAMVFQQFNLFERRTVLDNVKEGLKIVKKLSDKEATAIAKEELKKVGLADRENYYPRHLSGGQKQRVALARALAMKPDVLLLDEPTSALDPELVGEVEKSIADAAKSGQTMVLVSHDMNFVAQVSDKVLFLEKGHILEQGTPDQLFNHPKEERTKEFFASYKKSYV from the coding sequence ATGATTAAGATTAGAAATTTAACCAAGGCCTTTTCAGGACAAAAGGTTTTGGATGGCCTCGACTTGGATATTAAAAAAGGTCAAGTCATTGCCCTAGTTGGAGCTTCTGGTGCTGGGAAATCCACCTTCTTACGCAGTATGAATTACTTGGAAGAAGCCGATTCTGGGACCATCGAAATTGATGACTTCAAGGTGGATTTTGAAATTATTTCCAAGGAGCAAATCCTAACCCTGCGCCGTAAGCTGGCCATGGTTTTCCAGCAGTTTAATCTTTTTGAACGTCGGACAGTTCTGGACAACGTTAAGGAAGGCCTTAAGATTGTTAAAAAGCTTTCGGACAAGGAAGCGACTGCTATTGCCAAGGAGGAATTAAAGAAGGTTGGTCTTGCCGATCGTGAGAACTACTATCCTCGTCACCTCTCTGGTGGTCAGAAACAGCGGGTAGCCTTGGCTCGAGCTCTGGCTATGAAGCCAGATGTCCTCCTCTTGGATGAACCAACTTCAGCCCTAGACCCTGAATTGGTCGGAGAGGTGGAAAAATCCATTGCAGATGCGGCTAAGTCTGGCCAGACCATGGTCCTTGTCAGCCACGATATGAATTTTGTCGCCCAGGTTTCCGATAAGGTCCTCTTTCTTGAAAAGGGACATATTCTGGAGCAGGGGACACCTGACCAACTCTTTAACCACCCCAAGGAAGAAAGAACCAAAGAATTTTTTGCTAGTTACAAAAAATCCTATGTCTGA
- a CDS encoding DUF4059 family protein: MLTDIFKFYLQGLFMAIAFVIFAVIFWIAYRALKLKDKTIKERQNTLYDGIMMALISIPILSFAFMAIVLMIRS; the protein is encoded by the coding sequence ATGTTAACAGATATTTTTAAATTTTATTTGCAGGGGCTTTTTATGGCCATTGCCTTCGTTATTTTTGCAGTAATTTTTTGGATTGCCTATCGAGCCCTCAAGCTCAAGGATAAAACCATCAAGGAGCGGCAGAACACTCTCTATGACGGCATAATGATGGCCCTGATTTCAATTCCCATCCTATCTTTTGCCTTTATGGCTATTGTCCTGATGATTCGGTCATAA
- the trxB gene encoding thioredoxin-disulfide reductase, with amino-acid sequence MLYDTLVIGSGPGGMTAALYAGRSNLKVGLIEQGAPGGQMNNTSDIENYPGFETISGPDLSMKMYEPLEKFGVENIYGIVEKIEDHGDFKRVLTGDEHYDAKTIILATGAKHRLVGVPGENQYNSRGVSYCAVCDGAFFRDQDLLVIGGGDSAVEEGIYLTQFAKTVTIVHRRDQLRAQKILQDRAFANDKIDFIWDSVVEEIKGDDVKVRSVDIKNVKTGQVINREFGGVFVYVGLDPVSSMVSELGITDEVGWVITDDKMKTSRPGIFAIGDIRQKDLRQIATAVGDGAIAGQEVYHYINDLA; translated from the coding sequence ATGCTTTATGATACATTGGTAATTGGCTCTGGGCCTGGTGGCATGACTGCAGCCCTCTATGCCGGTCGCTCAAACCTCAAGGTTGGTTTGATTGAGCAAGGAGCGCCAGGGGGTCAGATGAACAATACCTCGGATATTGAGAATTATCCTGGTTTTGAGACCATTTCTGGGCCGGATTTGTCCATGAAAATGTATGAACCCTTAGAAAAATTTGGTGTTGAAAACATCTATGGTATCGTTGAAAAAATTGAAGACCACGGCGATTTCAAGAGAGTTCTGACGGGCGATGAGCACTATGATGCCAAAACGATTATTCTGGCAACTGGAGCCAAGCACCGCTTGGTTGGGGTTCCTGGCGAAAACCAATACAATAGTCGTGGGGTTTCCTACTGTGCGGTCTGCGATGGGGCCTTCTTCCGCGATCAAGACCTCTTGGTCATTGGTGGGGGCGATTCAGCAGTAGAGGAAGGCATCTACCTGACCCAATTCGCTAAGACAGTGACCATCGTTCACCGTCGAGACCAATTGCGGGCTCAGAAGATACTTCAGGACCGTGCCTTCGCTAATGATAAGATTGACTTTATCTGGGATTCTGTTGTTGAGGAAATCAAGGGGGATGACGTCAAGGTCCGCTCGGTTGACATCAAAAATGTTAAGACGGGCCAAGTCATCAATCGAGAATTTGGCGGTGTCTTTGTCTATGTCGGTCTAGACCCTGTTTCAAGTATGGTGAGCGAACTGGGGATTACAGATGAAGTCGGCTGGGTCATCACCGATGACAAGATGAAAACCAGTCGTCCTGGAATTTTTGCCATCGGCGATATTCGCCAAAAAGATTTGCGGCAGATTGCGACTGCCGTTGGCGATGGTGCCATCGCTGGTCAAGAGGTTTATCATTACATCAACGATTTGGCTTAG
- a CDS encoding amino acid permease yields MSEQYTTEAEAETTKNGMDRGLTNRHVQIIAIAGTIGTGLFLGAGKSIHLTGPSIVLVYIITGIFMYLMMRGIGEMLYMDPDQHTFINFITKYLGQGWGYFAGWSYWISLVLLGMAELTAIAKYVQYFIPGAPSWLIQLVFLVLLCGVNIVAVAVFGEVEFWFGMIKIIAILALIATAIFMVLTGFKTPVGPASLGNIFHGFKFFPMGVDHFFMAFQMVFFAYQAIEFVGITTSETKNPRQVLPKAIHAIPSRIMFFYVGALIAIMSIFPWHQLPADQSPFVMVFKLAGVNWAAALINFVVLTAAASSLNSMLYSSGRHLYQLASETPALDRFKLNRLSRTNVPQNAIFTSAGFMVLAAILSVVPWISDSFTVITSSSSGVYIAIYALTMLAHMRYRKSKDFMADGFLMPAYKVLNPLTIAFFGFIYLSLFLQESTFIGAVGATIWILVMGTICQIATKRQAIR; encoded by the coding sequence ATGTCAGAACAATACACCACGGAGGCGGAAGCCGAGACGACCAAGAATGGCATGGACCGAGGCTTGACCAACCGTCATGTCCAGATCATCGCCATTGCTGGAACCATTGGGACAGGGCTCTTTCTAGGGGCTGGGAAATCCATTCATCTGACAGGGCCATCCATCGTCCTCGTCTATATTATTACAGGGATTTTCATGTATCTAATGATGCGGGGCATCGGCGAAATGCTCTACATGGATCCTGATCAGCACACCTTTATCAACTTTATTACCAAGTATCTGGGTCAAGGTTGGGGCTATTTTGCAGGCTGGTCCTACTGGATTTCTCTGGTTCTTTTGGGAATGGCAGAGCTAACCGCCATTGCCAAGTACGTCCAATACTTTATCCCAGGAGCCCCCAGTTGGTTGATTCAGCTGGTCTTTCTGGTCCTCCTCTGCGGGGTTAATATCGTCGCTGTCGCAGTCTTTGGTGAGGTCGAATTTTGGTTTGGCATGATTAAGATTATTGCCATCCTTGCTCTAATAGCAACGGCTATTTTCATGGTTCTGACTGGCTTTAAGACCCCTGTCGGTCCTGCCAGTCTGGGAAATATCTTCCACGGCTTTAAATTCTTCCCTATGGGTGTGGACCACTTCTTTATGGCCTTTCAAATGGTCTTCTTTGCCTATCAGGCCATTGAATTTGTTGGGATTACCACTTCTGAAACCAAGAATCCACGCCAGGTCTTGCCCAAGGCCATCCACGCCATCCCTAGTCGGATTATGTTTTTTTATGTGGGTGCCTTGATTGCCATCATGTCCATTTTCCCTTGGCATCAGTTACCTGCTGACCAGTCTCCCTTTGTTATGGTCTTTAAATTGGCTGGTGTCAACTGGGCAGCTGCCTTGATTAACTTTGTTGTCTTGACAGCAGCAGCTTCCTCACTTAACTCCATGCTCTATTCCAGCGGTCGTCACCTCTACCAACTAGCCAGTGAGACCCCTGCTCTGGATAGATTCAAGCTCAATCGTTTGTCACGTACCAATGTCCCTCAAAATGCTATCTTTACCTCGGCAGGATTTATGGTTTTGGCGGCCATTCTCAGCGTTGTCCCTTGGATTTCTGATAGCTTTACGGTTATTACGTCATCTTCTTCTGGTGTTTATATCGCCATCTATGCCCTGACCATGCTGGCCCATATGCGTTACCGCAAGTCCAAAGACTTTATGGCAGACGGCTTTCTCATGCCAGCCTATAAGGTTCTTAATCCCTTGACCATTGCCTTCTTTGGCTTTATCTACCTGTCGCTCTTCCTGCAAGAATCAACCTTTATCGGTGCAGTCGGGGCCACCATCTGGATTTTAGTCATGGGAACGATTTGTCAAATCGCTACTAAAAGGCAAGCCATCAGATAA
- a CDS encoding nicotinate phosphoribosyltransferase produces MYRDDSLTLHTDLYQLNMMQVYFDQGIHNKKAVFEVFFRKEPFANGYAIFAGLERIINYLNHLHFSKTDLAYLKELGYPQDFLTYLENLQMTLSVRSAKEGDLVFANEPIVQIEGPLAQCQLVETAILNIVNYQTLIATKAARIRSVIEDEPLLEFGTRRAQELDAAIWGTRAAVIGGADATSNVRAGKMFDIPVSGTHAHALVQTYGNDYDAFMAYAATHKDCVFLVDTYDTLRLGVPAAIKAAKELGDKINFLGVRLDSGDLAYLSKKVRKQLDEAGFPDAHIYASNDLDENTILNLKMQKAKIDVWGVGTKLITAYDQPALGAVYKIVALEDDKGIMQNTIKLSNNAEKVSTPGKKQVWRITSRDKGKSEGDYITYDGVDVNEAEELHMFHPTYTYINKTVKNFDAVPLLQDVFDQGQLVYQQPDLMAIKDYAKKELDHLWDEYKRVLNPQDYPVDLAPDVWQDKMDLIAKMREKANQTQDF; encoded by the coding sequence ATGTATAGAGATGACAGTTTAACCCTACATACTGACTTATATCAACTAAACATGATGCAGGTCTATTTTGATCAAGGTATCCATAATAAGAAGGCCGTTTTTGAGGTCTTTTTCCGTAAGGAACCCTTTGCTAATGGCTATGCGATTTTTGCTGGATTGGAGCGGATTATTAACTATTTAAATCATCTTCATTTTTCAAAAACCGATTTGGCCTACCTGAAAGAATTGGGTTATCCCCAGGATTTCTTGACGTACTTGGAAAATCTCCAGATGACCTTGAGCGTTCGTTCTGCCAAGGAAGGAGATTTGGTCTTTGCCAATGAGCCTATCGTCCAAATTGAAGGTCCTCTGGCCCAGTGTCAGCTGGTGGAAACGGCTATCCTCAATATTGTCAACTACCAAACCCTGATTGCGACCAAGGCCGCTCGCATTCGCTCAGTTATTGAAGACGAACCCCTGCTAGAATTCGGAACCCGTCGGGCCCAGGAATTGGATGCCGCCATCTGGGGGACTAGGGCTGCCGTCATCGGTGGTGCTGATGCCACCTCCAATGTCCGAGCGGGTAAGATGTTTGATATTCCAGTTTCTGGGACCCATGCCCATGCCTTAGTTCAGACCTACGGCAACGATTATGATGCCTTTATGGCTTATGCGGCTACCCACAAGGACTGTGTTTTCTTGGTAGATACCTATGATACCTTGCGACTGGGCGTTCCAGCTGCTATCAAGGCTGCCAAAGAGCTGGGGGACAAGATTAATTTTCTTGGGGTCCGCTTGGACTCTGGTGACTTGGCTTATTTGTCCAAGAAGGTTCGCAAGCAGTTGGATGAGGCTGGTTTCCCCGACGCTCATATTTATGCCTCAAACGACCTTGATGAAAATACCATTCTCAACCTCAAGATGCAAAAGGCTAAGATTGATGTCTGGGGCGTTGGAACCAAGCTGATTACGGCCTATGACCAACCAGCCTTGGGCGCCGTCTATAAGATTGTGGCTTTAGAAGATGACAAAGGCATCATGCAAAACACCATTAAATTATCCAACAATGCTGAGAAGGTCTCAACGCCTGGTAAGAAGCAGGTTTGGCGGATTACTAGTCGTGATAAGGGCAAATCCGAAGGCGACTACATTACTTACGATGGGGTTGATGTCAATGAGGCTGAGGAGCTCCACATGTTCCACCCGACCTATACCTATATCAATAAGACTGTCAAAAATTTTGATGCTGTTCCCCTCTTGCAAGACGTCTTCGACCAGGGGCAACTCGTTTATCAGCAGCCAGACCTGATGGCTATCAAGGATTATGCCAAGAAGGAACTGGATCATCTCTGGGATGAATACAAGCGGGTCCTCAATCCTCAGGATTATCCAGTCGATTTGGCACCAGATGTCTGGCAAGATAAGATGGACCTGATTGCCAAGATGCGAGAGAAGGCTAATCAAACCCAGGACTTTTAA
- the nadE gene encoding ammonia-dependent NAD(+) synthetase, which yields MSLQTEIIEKLGVQPQIDPKQEIRRSVDFLKAYLKKHSFLKSYVLGISGGQDSSLAGRLAQIAVEELRAETGQDYQFIAIRLPYGVQADEDDAQKALAFIQPDVSLSINIKEAVDGQVAELAKAGIVVSDFNKGNIKARQRMITQYAVAGENSGAVIGTDHAAENLTGFFTKFGDGGADILPLFRLNKRQGKQLLAELGADKALYEKIPTADLEENKPGIADEVALGVTYQDIDDYLEGKAVSPEAQETIEKWWAKGEHKRHLPITVFDDFWKD from the coding sequence ATGAGCTTACAAACAGAAATTATTGAAAAATTAGGGGTTCAACCCCAGATTGACCCCAAGCAGGAAATCAGACGCTCAGTTGATTTCCTGAAGGCCTATCTAAAGAAGCATAGCTTTTTAAAAAGCTATGTGTTAGGGATTTCTGGTGGCCAGGACTCTAGTTTGGCTGGTCGTCTGGCCCAGATAGCTGTTGAGGAGTTGCGGGCCGAAACGGGTCAGGACTATCAATTTATCGCCATCCGCCTTCCTTACGGAGTTCAAGCGGATGAAGATGACGCCCAAAAGGCTCTGGCTTTCATTCAACCAGATGTCTCCCTGTCCATCAATATCAAGGAAGCAGTTGATGGTCAGGTGGCTGAATTGGCCAAGGCAGGCATTGTGGTTTCTGATTTCAATAAGGGGAATATCAAGGCGCGTCAACGGATGATTACCCAGTATGCGGTCGCGGGCGAAAATAGTGGAGCGGTCATCGGAACCGACCATGCAGCCGAAAATCTGACAGGTTTCTTCACCAAGTTTGGTGATGGGGGTGCTGATATTCTTCCGCTTTTCCGCCTCAATAAGCGCCAAGGCAAGCAGCTTCTAGCAGAATTAGGCGCTGACAAGGCCCTCTACGAAAAAATTCCTACGGCAGACCTGGAGGAAAACAAACCAGGTATCGCCGATGAGGTGGCTCTAGGCGTGACCTATCAAGATATTGATGATTATCTCGAAGGTAAGGCTGTCAGCCCTGAGGCCCAAGAGACCATTGAAAAATGGTGGGCCAAGGGTGAGCATAAGCGCCACCTACCGATTACGGTCTTTGATGATTTTTGGAAAGATTAA
- a CDS encoding LexA family transcriptional regulator, producing MFSVEKLKNRRKELGLSQADVARQLGISRPSYFNWENGKTKPNQKNWTKLSKILQVNPSYFLSEYEIVETYVQLNKSNKKKTVDFANRLLAEQGKMRSEAGRKLYAYKVYERLSAGTGYTYFNDGNYDEVFYDEKIDHDFASWVFGDSMEPTYLNGEVVLIKQTGFDYDGAVYAVDWDGQTYIKRVYREPEGLRLVSINQQYADKFAPYDENPRIVGKIVGNFMPVDASA from the coding sequence ATGTTTTCAGTTGAGAAATTAAAAAATCGTCGGAAGGAATTGGGGCTGTCCCAGGCTGATGTTGCTAGGCAGCTGGGAATTTCTCGCCCCTCTTATTTTAATTGGGAAAATGGGAAAACCAAGCCCAATCAGAAGAATTGGACCAAGCTCAGTAAGATTCTGCAGGTGAACCCTTCCTACTTCCTGTCCGAGTATGAGATTGTTGAGACCTATGTCCAACTCAATAAGAGCAATAAAAAGAAGACCGTGGATTTTGCCAACCGTCTTTTGGCTGAGCAGGGCAAGATGCGTTCAGAAGCCGGTCGCAAGCTTTATGCCTACAAGGTCTATGAACGCTTGTCTGCTGGTACGGGTTATACTTACTTTAATGATGGCAACTATGATGAGGTCTTTTACGATGAAAAGATTGATCATGACTTTGCTTCTTGGGTTTTCGGAGATTCAATGGAACCAACCTATCTCAATGGTGAGGTGGTCCTGATTAAGCAGACCGGTTTTGACTATGATGGTGCGGTCTATGCGGTTGATTGGGATGGTCAGACCTATATCAAGCGAGTTTATCGCGAACCCGAAGGCCTGCGCCTGGTTTCCATCAACCAACAATATGCGGATAAATTTGCGCCCTACGATGAAAATCCAAGGATTGTTGGCAAGATTGTCGGCAACTTTATGCCTGTTGATGCTAGTGCCTAG